The Gymnodinialimonas sp. 57CJ19 genome includes a window with the following:
- a CDS encoding MocE family 2Fe-2S type ferredoxin, whose amino-acid sequence MPNWIDACAADDIDEEDLIRFDHEGRTFAIYRSPSDEYFCTDGLCTHEQVHLEDGLVIDHTIECPKHNGRFDYRTGEALRAPVCVNLVTYPVKVEAGRVLIEI is encoded by the coding sequence ATGCCCAACTGGATCGACGCCTGTGCGGCCGACGATATTGACGAAGAAGACCTGATCCGTTTCGATCACGAGGGTCGGACCTTCGCGATCTACCGCAGCCCTTCGGATGAATATTTCTGCACCGATGGGCTTTGCACCCACGAACAGGTCCACCTCGAAGATGGGTTGGTGATCGACCACACCATCGAATGCCCGAAGCACAACGGGCGGTTTGATTACCGCACCGGGGAAGCCCTTCGGGCGCCTGTTTGCGTGAACCTTGTCACCTATCCGGTGAAGGTCGAGGCTGGCCGGGTGCTGATCGAAATCTAA
- a CDS encoding siderophore-interacting protein: MPNDMTPPKPSAVKRATCMLEVLAARRVTPNMIRVTLTGPEMAAIPASTAGGHCKIMLPAEGQDAAALARQMAEGPKPTTRTYTIRHARPEVCEIDIDFVAHGDNGPASAWAARAKPGDFIGFAGPGAPKLTDHEADYYLIAADMSALPVAAAGLEQLPRDAQGIAIFEVLSEADRQPIDAPAGIEQHWLIHDNAEVESTLATDMIEGLDLPEGRIKTLVAGETGVIRRLRMHLRGDRALPRGDVYASGYWRIGLAEDAHRKVKNIEAADDEAKLAAAS, translated from the coding sequence ATGCCCAACGATATGACACCGCCCAAACCCTCCGCCGTCAAACGCGCTACTTGTATGTTGGAAGTCCTTGCCGCTCGGCGCGTGACGCCCAACATGATCCGCGTCACCCTGACAGGGCCTGAGATGGCCGCGATCCCGGCCAGTACGGCGGGTGGTCATTGCAAGATCATGCTGCCCGCCGAGGGCCAAGACGCCGCTGCCCTTGCGCGCCAGATGGCAGAGGGGCCAAAACCCACGACGCGCACCTATACCATCCGCCATGCACGGCCCGAGGTGTGTGAGATCGACATTGATTTCGTGGCCCACGGCGACAATGGCCCGGCGTCTGCCTGGGCCGCGCGGGCGAAACCGGGCGATTTCATAGGCTTTGCGGGACCGGGTGCCCCCAAGCTGACGGATCACGAAGCCGATTACTACCTGATTGCGGCCGACATGTCGGCCCTTCCCGTCGCCGCCGCAGGGCTGGAGCAGCTACCCCGAGACGCCCAAGGCATCGCGATTTTTGAGGTGCTCAGCGAAGCGGACCGTCAGCCGATTGATGCCCCCGCAGGGATCGAGCAGCATTGGCTGATCCACGATAACGCAGAGGTGGAATCGACGCTGGCCACGGACATGATCGAAGGGCTGGACCTGCCTGAGGGGCGGATCAAGACCCTTGTGGCGGGCGAAACCGGCGTGATCCGGCGCTTGCGGATGCACCTGCGCGGCGACCGAGCGCTGCCCCGTGGCGATGTCTATGCCTCGGGCTATTGGCGGATTGGCTTGGCGGAAGACGCGCACCGGAAGGTGAAGAACATCGAGGCCGCCGATGATGAGGCCAAGTTGGCAGCGGCAAGCTAA
- a CDS encoding ATP-binding cassette domain-containing protein gives MIDVQTLSLSLTGKPVLKDITTTLPDTGITAIIGPNGAGKSTLLHTVAALLQPDSGHVCLGGADIHALPASERAKRLAILTQSQPQIPRLSVRDLVAFGRWPHHRGRPTAQDHALVDAAIAQFELTAIETAQLDALSGGQRQRAYIAMAWAQGTPYLLLDEPLSALDPRVSKGIMSRLHQLSRPGPDTRSAVIVLHDLQIAAQWADHVVALKDGALFAQGPAQEVLADAPLSVLYNTPISVRPLDDGRVAVLT, from the coding sequence ATGATCGACGTGCAGACCCTATCCCTGAGCCTCACCGGCAAGCCTGTGCTCAAGGACATCACCACCACCCTGCCCGATACCGGCATCACGGCCATCATCGGCCCGAACGGGGCCGGTAAATCGACGTTGCTGCACACTGTTGCGGCGCTTTTGCAGCCGGACAGCGGCCACGTGTGCCTTGGCGGGGCTGATATTCACGCTCTGCCCGCGTCTGAACGCGCCAAGCGACTGGCGATCCTGACCCAGTCGCAACCGCAAATCCCCCGGCTTTCCGTGCGTGATCTGGTGGCTTTCGGACGGTGGCCCCACCATCGCGGGCGGCCCACGGCGCAAGATCACGCGCTGGTGGACGCGGCGATTGCCCAGTTTGAGCTGACAGCGATCGAGACCGCCCAACTGGACGCTTTGTCAGGCGGGCAACGCCAACGGGCCTATATTGCCATGGCATGGGCACAGGGCACGCCGTATCTGTTGTTGGATGAACCCCTTAGCGCCCTTGATCCGCGCGTCAGCAAGGGCATCATGTCCCGCCTGCACCAACTTTCGCGGCCCGGTCCCGATACCCGTTCTGCGGTCATTGTGCTCCATGATCTGCAAATCGCCGCCCAATGGGCCGATCATGTGGTGGCCCTGAAGGACGGGGCATTGTTTGCGCAAGGACCCGCGCAGGAGGTTTTGGCCGATGCCCCCCTCAGCGTTCTTTATAATACGCCGATCAGCGTGCGCCCGTTGGATGACGGGCGCGTCGCCGTGTTGACCTAA
- a CDS encoding iron chelate uptake ABC transporter family permease subunit — protein sequence MVRSRLLLLALLLTVMSVLFLCWNLRAPVSFILTLRAEKLTALILVGAATGVATTLFQTVAQTRLLTPGIVGFDALFVFLQTALVFALGGVGYVTLPPFATFLTEAIVLVLAAVALFGIILRKGASDLVRIVLTGVIFGILLRGLAGFMQRILDPSEFAIVQQASFASFGSVEGDQLLVAALLLGAAIACAMALASRLDVAALGRDTARSLGLAYDRFVLAVLALVAALVVVSTALVGPITFLGLLAASLAHAIIGTQRHALLIPASGLIGAIILVAGQFIFERVLSMTSTLAVLIEFLGGLLFLILILRRRTT from the coding sequence ATGGTCAGGTCCCGGCTCCTCCTCCTTGCCCTGCTACTGACGGTGATGAGCGTGCTTTTCCTATGCTGGAACCTGCGCGCACCGGTCAGTTTCATCCTGACGCTCCGGGCTGAGAAACTGACGGCCCTGATCCTTGTGGGCGCGGCCACGGGCGTGGCAACCACTCTGTTTCAGACCGTGGCGCAGACCCGGCTGCTGACGCCGGGGATCGTCGGTTTCGACGCCCTCTTCGTGTTCCTGCAAACCGCCCTGGTCTTCGCGCTCGGGGGCGTCGGCTATGTCACCCTGCCCCCCTTTGCCACCTTCCTGACCGAGGCTATTGTGCTGGTCCTCGCCGCCGTCGCGCTGTTCGGGATCATCCTGCGCAAAGGTGCCTCTGATCTGGTGCGGATCGTGCTGACGGGCGTGATCTTCGGCATCCTTTTGCGGGGCCTTGCGGGGTTCATGCAACGCATCCTTGATCCGTCCGAATTTGCCATCGTGCAGCAGGCCAGCTTTGCCTCCTTCGGGTCGGTCGAGGGCGACCAACTTCTGGTCGCGGCCCTACTTCTTGGGGCGGCGATCGCCTGCGCCATGGCCCTTGCCTCTCGGCTGGATGTGGCCGCCTTGGGGCGCGATACGGCACGGTCCCTTGGCTTGGCATATGACCGCTTTGTCTTGGCCGTGCTGGCGCTGGTGGCAGCCCTTGTGGTGGTGTCCACGGCGCTTGTGGGGCCGATCACATTTCTGGGCCTTCTGGCCGCCAGCCTTGCCCATGCCATCATCGGGACCCAGCGCCATGCGCTTCTGATCCCGGCCTCCGGCCTGATCGGTGCGATCATTCTGGTGGCGGGGCAATTCATCTTCGAGAGGGTGCTTTCCATGACCTCCACCCTCGCTGTGCTGATCGAGTTCCTCGGCGGCCTGTTGTTCCTGATCTTGATCCTGAGGAGGCGCACGACATGA
- a CDS encoding iron chelate uptake ABC transporter family permease subunit: MTLRFGIILALAALVVASLSIGAASLWSGGFDAAWLIAVSRFPRTAAALLTGAGLALAGVIMQQSVQNRLVEPGLTGTPEAATLGLLAVTLIAPGIVIFGKMTIAAASALAGTFGFLALSRFVPRHDPMLLPLVGIIYGGILGAVGLWFAWNADLLQFVGIAMLGDFSGVMQGRYELLWIIAALSGVLFLIADRITILGLGEDYARSLGLNYFQTQMLGLVIVAITVAVVVVTVGSMPFVGLIVPNLISRWRGDNIRANLWVVALTGAALVLASDILGRVVRYPYEIPAATIFAVFGAAVFLWLLYAPPRRKPQLDGNRRKPLLGRDRRKPQMDSNRKGAA, translated from the coding sequence ATGACGCTCAGGTTCGGCATCATTCTGGCCCTTGCGGCCCTTGTGGTGGCGAGCCTCTCCATCGGCGCTGCCAGCCTTTGGTCTGGCGGTTTTGACGCGGCTTGGCTGATCGCGGTCAGTCGTTTTCCCCGTACCGCCGCCGCCTTGTTGACCGGGGCGGGGTTGGCGTTGGCCGGTGTCATCATGCAGCAAAGCGTGCAGAACCGGTTGGTAGAGCCGGGCCTGACCGGCACGCCCGAAGCCGCAACCCTTGGCCTGCTGGCCGTGACCTTGATCGCGCCGGGCATCGTCATTTTCGGCAAGATGACCATCGCCGCCGCCAGCGCCTTGGCGGGCACCTTCGGCTTCCTTGCCCTGTCGCGTTTCGTGCCCCGCCACGACCCGATGTTGCTGCCCTTGGTGGGCATCATTTACGGCGGTATCCTTGGCGCAGTCGGTCTGTGGTTCGCTTGGAACGCCGATCTTTTGCAATTCGTCGGCATCGCCATGTTGGGCGATTTCTCGGGCGTCATGCAGGGCCGGTATGAGCTGTTGTGGATCATCGCCGCCCTGTCCGGCGTGCTGTTCCTGATTGCCGATCGGATCACGATTCTGGGCTTGGGCGAGGATTACGCCCGCTCGCTAGGATTGAACTATTTTCAGACGCAGATGTTGGGGTTGGTGATCGTGGCGATCACGGTGGCCGTGGTTGTGGTGACGGTAGGCTCCATGCCTTTTGTGGGTCTGATCGTGCCCAACCTGATCTCGCGCTGGCGCGGCGACAACATCCGCGCGAACCTTTGGGTGGTGGCGCTGACGGGGGCGGCGCTTGTGCTGGCCTCGGATATTCTGGGCCGCGTCGTGCGCTACCCATACGAGATCCCAGCCGCCACGATCTTCGCCGTTTTCGGCGCGGCGGTGTTCCTTTGGCTGCTCTATGCGCCCCCGCGGCGGAAGCCGCAGTTGGATGGAAATCGGCGCAAGCCCCTGTTGGGTAGAGATCGGCGCAAGCCGCAAATGGACAGCAATCGCAAAGGGGCCGCGTAA
- a CDS encoding siderophore ABC transporter substrate-binding protein yields the protein MATRIPTTLACLLLATAAQAEDLTIPTAIGDVTVASGPETIAVLDAAAIDTISALGVTVDAVPAMPPLSYLSDVFETAQPAGSLFEPDFEALAVLGPDLIIAGGRSSTQVEPLSEIAPTIDMTIWGEDMIAQAQDRIAAYGTIFKQEAMAAELSAALDARLADAVAAAEGQGEALILLTNGGNVSAYGDDSRFGWLHSALNLPEAYPDLTAETHGEAVSFEFIAEVNPDWILVIDRAAAIGQDGEAAAATLDNPLVASTTAAQEGQIIYLSSAPLYLAGGGVQSMMLTMDEIIAGFAD from the coding sequence ATGGCTACCCGTATCCCCACCACTCTTGCTTGCCTTCTTCTGGCCACCGCAGCCCAGGCCGAAGACCTGACGATCCCGACCGCCATCGGCGACGTGACCGTCGCGTCCGGCCCCGAAACCATCGCCGTTCTGGATGCCGCCGCCATCGACACGATCAGCGCCCTTGGCGTCACAGTAGACGCCGTGCCCGCAATGCCACCACTGTCCTACCTATCCGACGTGTTTGAAACCGCTCAGCCTGCGGGCAGCCTGTTTGAGCCGGATTTTGAGGCGCTGGCCGTCCTCGGCCCTGATCTGATTATCGCCGGTGGCCGTTCCTCCACCCAGGTAGAGCCGCTGTCCGAGATCGCGCCAACCATCGACATGACCATTTGGGGCGAAGACATGATCGCCCAAGCCCAAGACCGCATTGCCGCCTACGGCACGATTTTTAAGCAAGAGGCGATGGCCGCAGAACTTTCCGCCGCACTGGACGCACGCTTGGCCGATGCCGTCGCCGCCGCTGAGGGCCAGGGTGAAGCGCTGATCTTGCTGACCAACGGTGGCAACGTGTCGGCCTACGGCGACGACAGTCGGTTTGGCTGGCTGCATTCGGCCCTGAACCTGCCCGAAGCCTACCCCGACCTGACGGCGGAAACCCACGGCGAGGCCGTGTCCTTCGAGTTCATCGCCGAAGTGAACCCCGATTGGATCCTCGTGATCGACCGTGCCGCCGCCATCGGCCAGGATGGAGAGGCCGCCGCCGCCACCCTCGATAACCCGCTGGTCGCAAGCACCACGGCCGCCCAGGAAGGCCAGATCATCTACCTCAGCTCTGCGCCTCTCTATCTGGCTGGTGGCGGTGTGCAGTCGATGATGCTGACGATGGACGAAATCATCGCAGGCTTTGCTGACTAA
- a CDS encoding DUF2218 domain-containing protein: MATQIGTFPTAHASRYLQQLCKHFGHKVEVSYDERTGRAALPPGPARMWADDDMLQLEVTAGTEEGLGTARYVIDSHLETFAYREKFKAMDWAVAEGL, from the coding sequence ATGGCGACGCAGATCGGCACGTTCCCAACAGCGCACGCAAGCCGCTACTTGCAGCAACTGTGCAAACACTTCGGCCACAAGGTTGAAGTGTCCTATGATGAGAGGACAGGCCGCGCCGCGCTGCCGCCGGGGCCGGCTCGGATGTGGGCAGACGACGACATGCTGCAGCTCGAGGTTACGGCAGGGACGGAGGAAGGGTTAGGAACCGCCCGCTATGTCATTGATAGTCATCTGGAAACCTTCGCCTACCGCGAGAAGTTCAAGGCCATGGATTGGGCGGTGGCAGAGGGGCTTTAG
- a CDS encoding TonB family protein yields MKGAKYIGLIAAVALSGGTHLAIAGYVTPDTVELEGGGDPAPARLGASFADMVAGMSGSDRPEVADPVEVADRASPAQADETPDTELAEAPDTLRAEPTPIEPTSVEATAPATPQANEAPEYTAQVPVSAQPAATVAVAIQPVTPQVRAAAARSAPAQPTQSAPAEDVVVAEDEAALTPLSSPRPRTRPEGLAPPPRPEPQPQVATGRPQPPAATGNAAANATRGSTTGTESATATATAPAAQPAPQAGNGAAVANYPGQVLRRISRAGRPRVRHNGADVVISFRISGNGGLAGLSVARSSGNAELDQAGLSIVQRAVPFPPPPAGAQTSFSINFGGR; encoded by the coding sequence ATGAAGGGCGCAAAGTACATCGGCCTGATCGCCGCCGTTGCCCTGTCGGGCGGCACCCATCTGGCAATTGCGGGCTATGTCACGCCTGACACGGTCGAGCTTGAGGGCGGCGGTGACCCGGCCCCGGCCCGCCTTGGTGCCTCGTTTGCCGATATGGTCGCGGGGATGTCCGGCAGTGACCGGCCCGAGGTCGCGGACCCGGTCGAGGTCGCAGACCGCGCCAGCCCGGCTCAGGCAGACGAAACACCAGATACAGAATTGGCCGAGGCACCAGACACGCTGAGGGCCGAGCCGACGCCGATTGAGCCGACGTCGGTTGAAGCCACAGCGCCTGCGACGCCGCAGGCCAATGAGGCACCGGAATACACCGCGCAGGTGCCTGTATCGGCGCAGCCTGCTGCAACAGTGGCGGTGGCGATCCAGCCTGTCACCCCGCAAGTAAGGGCCGCCGCCGCCCGCTCAGCACCCGCGCAACCCACGCAATCCGCCCCGGCAGAGGACGTAGTGGTGGCCGAGGATGAAGCGGCGCTGACACCGCTCAGCAGCCCCCGGCCCCGCACCCGGCCCGAAGGCTTGGCCCCGCCGCCCCGGCCCGAGCCTCAGCCCCAAGTCGCCACGGGCCGCCCGCAGCCGCCTGCCGCCACAGGCAACGCCGCCGCAAACGCCACGCGCGGCAGTACGACCGGAACCGAAAGCGCCACCGCAACCGCCACGGCCCCCGCCGCGCAACCGGCACCGCAGGCGGGCAACGGGGCAGCCGTGGCCAATTATCCGGGCCAGGTGCTACGCCGAATCTCTCGCGCCGGGCGCCCTCGGGTCCGCCACAATGGGGCCGATGTGGTGATTTCCTTCCGCATCAGCGGCAATGGCGGCCTGGCGGGCCTCTCTGTGGCGCGGTCCTCGGGCAACGCGGAATTGGATCAGGCGGGCCTGTCCATCGTGCAACGCGCAGTCCCCTTTCCGCCCCCACCGGCGGGGGCGCAAACCAGCTTCTCGATCAACTTCGGGGGGCGCTAA
- a CDS encoding biopolymer transporter ExbD has protein sequence MSLRRAPSRRVKEPTIALINVVFLMLIFFLIAGSFALPLDPRVALVDTATLEGRAPPDATVILPDGTLELRGQPVTLAEIIANTPTPRLVPDRALPAAELVTISRQLRDAGRRKSGS, from the coding sequence ATGTCCCTGCGCCGCGCCCCGTCCCGCCGAGTCAAGGAACCCACGATCGCCCTGATCAACGTGGTCTTCCTGATGCTGATCTTCTTCCTGATCGCAGGCTCCTTTGCGTTGCCATTGGACCCGCGCGTGGCGCTGGTGGATACCGCCACGCTGGAAGGCCGCGCCCCGCCTGATGCCACCGTGATCCTGCCCGACGGCACGTTAGAGCTGCGCGGCCAACCCGTGACATTGGCCGAGATCATTGCCAACACCCCCACACCCCGCCTTGTGCCGGACCGCGCGCTTCCTGCCGCTGAACTGGTCACCATCTCGCGACAATTGCGCGATGCGGGGCGCAGAAAGTCTGGATCGTGA
- a CDS encoding biopolymer transporter ExbD encodes MTSLIAVISLLLLFFMLTSTFTRFSEIQLSAAGGGAAAPAETSPLFLQFGAESLSLNGTVLTMSALPAEITAQHPEATVMLVSATDDVTSQRLVDLLVTLAPFPALSLTVLD; translated from the coding sequence ATGACATCCCTGATTGCTGTCATCTCCCTGCTTTTGCTGTTCTTTATGCTGACGTCGACCTTCACCCGCTTTTCCGAGATACAGCTCTCGGCGGCGGGTGGCGGCGCGGCGGCCCCTGCCGAGACGTCCCCCCTGTTCTTGCAGTTCGGGGCCGAGAGCCTGTCGCTCAACGGCACCGTACTTACCATGTCCGCCCTTCCAGCCGAGATCACCGCGCAACACCCTGAAGCGACCGTGATGCTGGTCAGCGCCACTGACGACGTGACCTCTCAACGTCTAGTTGACCTGTTGGTCACGCTCGCCCCGTTCCCCGCCCTTTCCCTCACCGTGCTGGACTAG
- a CDS encoding MotA/TolQ/ExbB proton channel family protein: protein MTLEIALSNIGGLVALGGPVVALQLAMSLISLAVVVFKLDQFLHTGVGRHARLIRASAALDRGDRDAALQLAGESRSHLAPLFARLMNQMTELQDHDGFRPRMEVEAAERLDRIETGFRLLDSIAQVAPLLGLFGTVLGMIDAFQALQSAGDAVDPSILAGGIWVALMTTAAGLAVAMPTSPILTWFETRMQAERALADSMIARAFCPVEAPAEAQRAPTPDFVPLAG, encoded by the coding sequence ATGACGCTGGAGATTGCTTTGTCCAATATCGGCGGGCTCGTTGCCCTTGGCGGGCCCGTCGTTGCCCTCCAGCTCGCGATGTCATTGATATCGCTGGCCGTTGTCGTGTTCAAACTGGACCAATTCCTGCACACAGGCGTCGGGCGCCATGCCCGCCTGATCCGTGCAAGCGCGGCCCTTGACCGGGGCGACCGGGACGCGGCACTGCAACTGGCGGGCGAAAGCCGCAGCCATCTTGCACCGCTGTTCGCCCGCCTGATGAACCAAATGACGGAACTGCAAGACCACGACGGCTTCCGCCCCCGGATGGAGGTGGAGGCCGCAGAACGCCTTGACCGGATTGAGACAGGCTTCCGCCTGCTCGACAGCATCGCCCAAGTTGCGCCGCTTCTGGGGCTGTTCGGCACCGTTCTGGGGATGATCGACGCCTTCCAAGCCCTGCAAAGCGCGGGCGATGCCGTGGATCCGTCAATCCTTGCCGGCGGCATCTGGGTTGCGCTGATGACCACCGCCGCCGGGCTGGCCGTGGCGATGCCAACCTCGCCTATCCTGACGTGGTTTGAGACCCGGATGCAGGCGGAACGCGCCTTGGCCGATAGCATGATCGCCCGTGCCTTCTGCCCCGTGGAAGCCCCCGCCGAGGCGCAACGCGCCCCCACGCCCGACTTCGTGCCCCTTGCCGGTTAG
- a CDS encoding TonB-dependent receptor, protein MGGETKGEGGNVALRYATQVGDDWQVFANLNYREAANYVDGDGNAIEGSAFDATSGLVSATYSFDGNRSLRFIYEAWDSDLDNTSYSQTGSDGFGNVDRHTRDQTFSAIYASAEEFGDLEMTLTYSDTDITQENATSPSPSVLFEDSTYGYDTLSLDARVSTDVTWGNIDTTLIYGTTISRQSRVAEAETSTFIDFHPEGTATRIAAFAQAEMDFGNGLTSVPGLRLEYAINEPGADDAAATADSRETVEILSVSPKVAFTYDISDEWGMFGSLSQTERAPNLDELYSNDDSDGETAATDLLPETARSVELGFTYSRAGLLNGNDGFDAHVTAHYSYVENLIEHDSTGGTPNNRNIAEAEI, encoded by the coding sequence GTGGGCGGCGAGACCAAAGGCGAAGGTGGCAACGTCGCCCTGCGCTACGCCACCCAAGTGGGCGACGACTGGCAAGTCTTCGCAAATCTCAACTACCGTGAGGCCGCCAATTACGTGGACGGGGACGGCAATGCGATTGAAGGCTCTGCGTTCGATGCCACCTCGGGCCTTGTCAGCGCGACTTACAGCTTTGACGGCAACCGCTCCCTCCGCTTCATTTACGAGGCTTGGGACAGCGATCTGGACAATACGTCTTACTCGCAAACAGGCTCGGACGGGTTCGGCAATGTGGACCGCCACACGCGTGACCAGACCTTCTCAGCGATCTACGCCTCGGCCGAAGAGTTTGGCGATCTAGAGATGACGTTGACCTATTCCGACACGGACATCACGCAGGAAAACGCAACCTCACCAAGTCCCAGCGTCTTGTTCGAGGATTCCACCTACGGCTATGACACCCTATCGCTCGACGCCCGCGTGAGCACGGACGTGACTTGGGGCAACATTGATACGACCTTGATCTACGGCACCACGATCTCGCGTCAGAGCCGGGTGGCCGAGGCAGAAACCTCGACCTTCATCGACTTCCATCCTGAAGGCACCGCCACGCGCATTGCTGCCTTTGCCCAAGCCGAGATGGATTTCGGCAACGGCCTGACATCGGTGCCCGGCCTACGTCTGGAATATGCGATCAACGAACCCGGCGCCGACGATGCCGCCGCCACGGCGGACAGCCGCGAAACGGTCGAAATCCTGTCCGTATCGCCAAAGGTGGCGTTTACCTACGACATCTCGGATGAATGGGGCATGTTCGGCTCTCTCTCGCAGACGGAACGGGCACCCAACCTGGATGAGTTGTATTCCAACGACGATTCCGACGGCGAAACTGCCGCCACAGACCTTTTGCCCGAAACGGCACGGTCGGTGGAATTGGGCTTCACCTACTCCCGCGCTGGTTTGTTGAACGGCAACGACGGCTTCGACGCCCACGTCACGGCGCATTACTCCTACGTCGAAAACCTGATCGAGCATGATAGCACAGGCGGCACGCCCAATAACCGCAACATCGCCGAGGCCGAGATCTAG
- a CDS encoding TonB-dependent receptor plug domain-containing protein: MMSYRMGHVRLGTSTAMAAALAVLAAPGHAQETTPLGRIILGWGTDQVALDTPQAVTVINQEEIERQQATTIGEFFDGVPGVQAIGSDRVLGQTFNFRGWGEVPAGDEGRVVVLQDGATQYYEQYRMGSLFSDPNLFCNIEVLRGPASATLYGSGAIGGVVRFETCDSSD, translated from the coding sequence ATGATGTCATACCGCATGGGACACGTGCGTCTGGGGACGTCTACGGCAATGGCCGCAGCATTGGCCGTTTTGGCCGCACCGGGACACGCACAAGAAACCACACCACTGGGACGGATCATTTTGGGGTGGGGCACCGATCAGGTCGCCCTCGACACGCCTCAGGCGGTCACCGTGATCAACCAGGAAGAGATTGAGCGCCAACAAGCCACCACCATCGGCGAGTTCTTTGATGGCGTACCGGGCGTGCAGGCCATCGGGTCCGACCGCGTTCTGGGTCAGACGTTCAACTTTCGCGGCTGGGGGGAAGTCCCGGCGGGGGACGAGGGCCGTGTGGTCGTTCTGCAAGACGGCGCGACACAGTATTACGAACAATACCGCATGGGCTCGCTCTTCTCGGACCCGAACCTCTTTTGCAATATCGAGGTTCTGCGCGGGCCTGCCTCGGCCACGCTTTATGGCTCTGGCGCCATCGGCGGCGTTGTGCGGTTCGAGACCTGCGATTCCTCGGATTAA
- a CDS encoding ChuX/HutX family heme-like substrate-binding protein, which produces MGADTSIQADAIRAAITDNPKTRARDLADKLGVPEGALVAAQVGFGAVPLVADPTRLTLAICTLGEVMALTRNESAVHEKVGIYENFRAGEHASSVIAADIDLRIFSRHWVHVFAVEKVVDGTIRRSIQVFDAAGDAVHKVFLRERSNIAMWDLMLRDLEGPEGEPVFEDRAPVEAAKGDVVKVETLRQEWDRMTDTHQFMRLTSKLKMNRLGAYRMAGEPYVVALDPSAVNHALQAMSEGSLSVMVFVGNKGCIQIHSGPINKLVPMGPWQNVMDPGFNLHLRADHVAEVWLVTKPTKRGPAISIEAFDARGMLILQCFPLRNKDGEDHVAAFSALTDTLPRLGQAEEVA; this is translated from the coding sequence ATGGGCGCAGATACCTCTATTCAGGCCGACGCGATTCGCGCGGCAATCACCGACAACCCCAAGACACGCGCTCGCGACTTGGCCGATAAGCTTGGCGTGCCAGAAGGTGCCTTGGTGGCCGCACAGGTGGGCTTTGGCGCGGTGCCACTGGTCGCTGACCCCACACGGTTGACCCTGGCGATCTGCACCTTGGGAGAGGTCATGGCTCTGACCCGCAATGAGAGCGCGGTGCACGAAAAGGTTGGCATCTACGAGAACTTCCGGGCGGGCGAACATGCCTCTAGCGTGATTGCGGCGGATATCGATCTGCGCATCTTCTCGCGCCATTGGGTTCATGTATTCGCGGTCGAGAAGGTAGTAGACGGCACGATCCGCCGGTCCATCCAGGTCTTCGACGCGGCCGGCGATGCGGTTCACAAGGTATTCCTGCGGGAGCGGTCCAACATTGCGATGTGGGACCTGATGCTGCGCGATCTGGAGGGCCCTGAAGGGGAACCGGTCTTTGAGGATCGTGCGCCGGTGGAGGCGGCCAAAGGCGATGTCGTGAAGGTAGAGACTCTGCGGCAAGAATGGGACCGGATGACCGATACGCACCAGTTCATGCGGCTCACCTCGAAGCTGAAGATGAACCGACTGGGCGCCTACCGCATGGCGGGGGAGCCCTATGTCGTGGCCCTTGACCCATCCGCGGTGAACCATGCGCTTCAGGCGATGTCCGAGGGCTCGCTGTCGGTGATGGTCTTTGTGGGCAACAAGGGATGTATCCAGATCCACTCGGGCCCGATCAACAAGCTGGTGCCCATGGGCCCGTGGCAGAACGTGATGGACCCCGGCTTCAACTTGCACTTGCGGGCCGATCACGTGGCAGAGGTCTGGCTTGTCACCAAGCCGACAAAACGCGGCCCGGCGATTTCGATCGAGGCGTTTGATGCGCGCGGCATGTTGATCCTGCAATGCTTCCCCCTGCGCAATAAAGATGGCGAAGATCACGTCGCGGCGTTCAGTGCGCTGACAGATACCTTGCCGCGCCTTGGTCAGGCGGAGGAGGTGGCATGA